One segment of Thermosynechococcus sp. HN-54 DNA contains the following:
- the arsJ gene encoding organoarsenical effux MFS transporter ArsJ, translated as MAVSTSVRNYMIVTLAYWGFTITDGALRMLVLLYFDQIGYTPLQIAFLFLFYEIFGIVTNFLGGWIGSRLGLNVTLYAGIGLQVISLLMLTPLTQDWPLWFAVPYVMAAQAMSGVAKDLTKMSSKSAIRLVVPQEAESRLFKWVAILTGSKNALKGVGFFVGSVLLTLAGFRASLWIMAIALILILFTGLLLPRGMGQIKKKIQFRQLFSKSKEINILSAARFFLFGARDVWFVVGLPVYLQSVLNWSFYEVGGFLALWVIGYGGVQSSAPFLLKYLNRGRPPQAATIQFWTFTLTIVPAVIALGLMSHWNPNAVIIGGLLLFGLIFAMNSAVHSYLVLAYTDDEKVALNVGFYYMANSGGRLAGTVLSGLIYQIWGIVGCLWVSMVFVLCAGLISLKLEDPKRSHPYPPLAVGESE; from the coding sequence ATGGCTGTGTCCACCAGTGTCCGCAACTATATGATTGTTACCCTCGCCTACTGGGGGTTCACAATAACCGATGGCGCACTGCGGATGTTAGTGCTGCTCTACTTTGACCAGATTGGCTACACACCGCTGCAAATTGCTTTCCTCTTTCTCTTCTATGAAATTTTTGGCATTGTCACCAACTTTCTCGGTGGCTGGATTGGTTCCCGTTTAGGGCTGAATGTCACCCTCTACGCGGGCATTGGTTTACAGGTGATCTCGCTCCTCATGCTCACGCCCTTAACGCAGGACTGGCCGCTGTGGTTTGCGGTGCCCTATGTGATGGCGGCACAAGCAATGTCGGGGGTGGCCAAGGATCTCACCAAAATGAGTTCCAAGAGTGCCATTCGCCTAGTGGTGCCCCAAGAAGCAGAGTCACGGCTCTTTAAGTGGGTGGCGATTCTCACAGGTTCTAAAAATGCCCTCAAGGGGGTGGGGTTCTTTGTTGGTAGTGTGCTGCTGACGTTGGCAGGCTTTAGGGCGTCCCTGTGGATCATGGCGATCGCCCTCATCTTGATCCTATTCACCGGTTTACTATTGCCACGGGGCATGGGGCAGATCAAGAAGAAAATCCAGTTCCGTCAATTGTTTTCCAAGAGCAAGGAGATCAATATCCTCTCAGCCGCCCGCTTTTTCCTCTTTGGGGCCCGGGATGTCTGGTTTGTGGTGGGGTTGCCTGTCTATTTGCAAAGTGTCCTCAACTGGTCATTTTATGAAGTGGGGGGCTTTCTCGCCCTGTGGGTGATTGGCTATGGCGGTGTCCAGTCCTCAGCGCCCTTTCTGCTGAAATACCTCAATCGCGGTCGGCCTCCCCAAGCAGCCACTATTCAGTTTTGGACGTTTACGCTGACGATTGTGCCGGCCGTCATTGCCTTGGGCTTGATGAGCCACTGGAATCCCAATGCCGTGATTATCGGCGGTTTGCTCCTCTTTGGCTTGATTTTTGCCATGAACTCGGCAGTGCACTCTTACCTTGTGCTGGCCTACACCGATGATGAAAAAGTGGCCTTGAATGTGGGCTTCTACTACATGGCCAATTCCGGCGGGCGTCTAGCGGGAACCGTGCTATCGGGTCTGATCTATCAAATTTGGGGGATTGTCGGCTGTCTGTGGGTCTCGATGGTGTTTGTCCTCTGTGCGGGCCTCATTTCCCTAAAGCTAGAGGATCCCAAGCGATCGCACCCCTACC
- a CDS encoding ArsJ-associated glyceraldehyde-3-phosphate dehydrogenase has product MGVGIGINGFGRIGRLVLRAAWSWPELDFRHINEIKGGTTAAAHLLEFDSVHGRWPQAIQAKEGAIAINDRMVTFSEAKTPAEVPWQERGVEIVLECSGKFRTAEQLAAYFEAGVKKVIVAAPVKEQALNIVMGVNDHLYNPQEHHLLTAASCTTNCLAPVVKVIHETLGIRHGLITTIHDVTNTQTVVDAPHKDLRRARSSLMSLVPTTTGSATAIGLIYPELQGKLNGLAVRVPLLNASLTDCVFEVSRPTSVAEVNVALKAAAAAELKGILGYEERPLVSIDYCNDPRSSIVDALSTMVVDETQVKILAWYDNEWGYSNRMAELARRVATTLP; this is encoded by the coding sequence ATGGGCGTTGGTATCGGCATCAATGGCTTTGGCCGCATTGGTCGCTTGGTTTTGCGTGCTGCTTGGAGTTGGCCCGAACTGGATTTTCGCCACATTAACGAGATTAAGGGAGGCACGACCGCTGCCGCCCATTTGCTAGAGTTTGACTCGGTTCATGGTCGTTGGCCCCAAGCCATCCAAGCCAAGGAGGGGGCGATCGCCATCAACGATCGGATGGTCACTTTTTCGGAAGCAAAAACCCCGGCAGAGGTGCCTTGGCAAGAGCGCGGCGTCGAGATTGTTCTGGAATGCTCCGGTAAATTCCGTACCGCTGAGCAACTGGCGGCCTACTTTGAAGCTGGGGTAAAAAAAGTGATTGTTGCTGCCCCCGTCAAAGAACAAGCCTTGAACATTGTTATGGGGGTGAATGATCACCTCTACAACCCCCAAGAACACCACCTGCTCACAGCTGCCTCCTGTACCACAAACTGCCTTGCCCCAGTGGTCAAAGTGATTCACGAAACCCTAGGGATTCGCCACGGCTTGATCACCACGATCCACGATGTCACGAATACGCAAACAGTGGTGGATGCCCCCCACAAGGACTTGCGCCGTGCCCGCTCTAGTCTCATGTCTCTCGTGCCGACAACCACCGGTTCAGCCACTGCTATTGGGCTGATTTATCCCGAACTCCAAGGCAAACTCAATGGCTTGGCGGTACGGGTGCCCCTGTTGAATGCGTCGCTCACCGACTGCGTTTTTGAAGTTAGCCGCCCCACCAGTGTGGCTGAAGTGAATGTAGCTCTTAAAGCGGCCGCAGCCGCGGAACTTAAGGGAATTCTCGGTTATGAGGAGCGTCCTCTTGTTTCCATTGACTATTGCAACGACCCCCGTTCAAGTATTGTCGATGCCCTCTCCACAATGGTCGTGGATGAAACGCAGGTGAAAATTCTCGCCTGGTACGACAACGAATGGGGCTACAGCAATCGCATGGCCGAATTAGCTCGCCGCGTCGCCACTACTTTGCCCTAG
- a CDS encoding thiamine phosphate synthase, translated as MQNLAPGSEGQRIRRILDANLDRAREGLRVIEEWCRFGCEDAALSAECKDLRQTLGRYHTAELRAARQTDQDPGTGLSHPQERDRQTLSEVLTANFARVQEALRVIEEYAKLTDAELSDTAKSLRYRVYILEQVLILNPRHPRLRRLQAAKLYLVTSPSDRLLDIVEAALKGGLPLVQYRDKTSDDHTRLTTARQLQALCHRYGALFLVNDRVDIAVGANADGVHLGQTDIPMELARQILGRDRLVGRSTTNPQELERAIAEGADYVGVGPIFATPTKPGKAAVGFDYLQYARKHAPMPQFAIGGIDLTNIDAVVQAGATQVAVVRAIMEAADPEATTRELLRRLSQGSHHDLGG; from the coding sequence ATGCAGAATTTAGCTCCCGGATCGGAGGGGCAACGCATCCGGCGGATTCTCGATGCCAACCTTGATCGTGCCCGTGAAGGCCTGCGGGTGATTGAGGAATGGTGCCGCTTTGGCTGTGAAGATGCTGCCCTCAGTGCAGAATGTAAAGATTTGCGCCAAACCTTGGGTCGCTACCACACAGCGGAGTTGCGGGCGGCACGGCAGACAGATCAGGATCCGGGGACGGGCTTGAGTCATCCGCAGGAACGCGATCGCCAGACCCTCAGTGAGGTGCTCACTGCCAACTTTGCCCGTGTCCAAGAAGCGCTACGGGTGATTGAAGAGTATGCGAAATTGACGGATGCTGAGCTGAGTGACACTGCCAAAAGCCTGCGCTACCGTGTGTATATTCTGGAGCAAGTCCTGATCCTCAACCCGCGCCACCCTCGACTGCGACGCCTGCAAGCGGCTAAGCTCTATCTCGTTACTTCCCCTAGCGATCGCCTGCTAGACATTGTCGAAGCAGCACTTAAGGGGGGACTGCCCCTTGTCCAATATCGCGATAAAACCAGCGATGATCACACCCGCCTGACGACGGCTCGCCAGTTGCAAGCGCTTTGCCACCGCTACGGTGCTCTATTTTTGGTCAACGATCGCGTGGATATTGCTGTGGGTGCCAATGCCGATGGGGTGCACCTTGGGCAGACGGATATTCCCATGGAACTGGCTCGGCAAATTTTAGGGCGCGATCGCCTGGTGGGACGCTCGACCACCAATCCCCAAGAACTGGAGCGCGCCATTGCTGAAGGTGCTGATTACGTGGGTGTGGGGCCGATTTTTGCCACCCCGACCAAACCCGGTAAGGCGGCGGTGGGTTTTGACTATCTCCAGTACGCGCGCAAGCACGCTCCCATGCCACAGTTTGCCATTGGTGGGATTGATCTGACCAACATTGATGCAGTGGTTCAGGCAGGGGCAACCCAAGTGGCCGTTGTTCGCGCCATTATGGAGGCAGCTGACCCAGAGGCAACCACCCGAGAATTATTACGGCGCTTATCTCAAGGGAGTCACCATGACCTCGGCGGCTGA
- a CDS encoding DNA methyltransferase encodes MLSYPPHLVRHYIEDFSLNEQAVLLDPFCGTGTTLVESKLQGIRSLGTEANPFAHFATSVKTDWNVDPDLLYRHSCDIAELALGILRQQGIEDSAPFEGEIADLPLRQLSLEQHQLILSGSISPIPLHKVLVLLECLEKYKIEQVYRHQLLAIAHILVFAVSNLRFGPEVGVGKPKVDTPVISAWLAKMGEMVADLQQVRNQDDAPAHVHLADARCLDTILPPQSVDAVITSPPYPNEKDYTRTTRLESVVLGFIKTKADLQALKRGLIRSNSRNVYKADNDDQWIQDYPAIQSIADEIERRRIELGKTSGFEKLYGRVTKLYFGGMARHLAALRSVLRPNAQLAYVVGDQASYLRVMIRTGQLLVDIAEALGYEFVRTDLFRTRFASATKEQLREEVIILRWKG; translated from the coding sequence GTGCTGTCTTATCCGCCGCACCTCGTGAGGCACTACATAGAGGACTTTAGCCTTAATGAACAAGCTGTCCTCCTCGACCCCTTTTGTGGTACAGGCACAACGCTCGTTGAGTCGAAGCTCCAAGGAATCCGCTCATTGGGTACCGAAGCCAATCCATTCGCCCATTTTGCAACATCAGTCAAGACGGATTGGAATGTTGATCCGGATTTGCTCTACCGTCACTCCTGTGACATAGCAGAACTTGCTCTCGGTATTCTGCGGCAGCAAGGAATAGAGGACTCCGCTCCTTTTGAGGGGGAGATTGCTGACCTACCGTTACGCCAACTCTCTTTAGAGCAACATCAACTCATTCTGTCGGGGTCTATTAGTCCGATTCCCTTACACAAGGTATTGGTGCTGCTTGAGTGCTTAGAGAAATACAAAATAGAACAGGTCTATCGGCATCAATTACTAGCGATCGCCCACATTCTTGTTTTTGCCGTGAGTAATTTGCGCTTTGGTCCCGAAGTGGGTGTCGGTAAACCCAAAGTTGATACACCAGTGATTAGTGCTTGGCTCGCCAAGATGGGTGAAATGGTGGCGGATTTGCAGCAGGTAAGAAATCAAGATGATGCCCCTGCCCACGTCCATCTGGCAGATGCAAGATGCCTTGACACAATATTACCCCCACAGTCTGTGGATGCGGTGATCACGTCACCCCCCTATCCCAATGAAAAGGACTACACCAGAACGACCCGCCTCGAATCCGTGGTACTAGGCTTCATCAAAACCAAGGCGGATTTACAAGCCCTCAAGAGGGGACTGATACGGTCTAATAGCCGCAATGTGTATAAGGCAGATAATGATGACCAGTGGATTCAAGATTACCCAGCAATTCAAAGCATCGCTGATGAAATTGAGCGACGCAGAATTGAACTCGGCAAGACCTCTGGATTTGAGAAGCTCTATGGCAGAGTCACCAAGCTCTATTTTGGCGGCATGGCACGTCACTTGGCTGCCCTGCGCTCTGTCTTGCGTCCTAATGCCCAACTGGCTTATGTGGTCGGTGACCAGGCGTCCTATCTGCGAGTGATGATTCGCACGGGGCAGTTATTGGTTGACATTGCCGAAGCCCTTGGCTATGAGTTTGTACGCACCGATCTCTTCCGAACACGCTTTGCCAGTGCTACCAAAGAACAACTGCGAGAAGAGGTGATTATTTTGCGATGGAAAGGATAA
- a CDS encoding DUF4033 domain-containing protein, whose product MARLIRAIANVIGVEPQRLDYGGFIEITRQVKQGRSPAQQQAIVATVFDRLVPPVISTLVRTLFRPTRWVCEWNAWFATRLTGWLVGASDRYWVEVTPPGQPRQWQQSGVHIQECRYLAESQCVALCMNLCKKPTEQFFRQRLGIPLTMTPNFNDYSCEMIFGTPAQPIPEPTIPQCWDDPSQTPCPYV is encoded by the coding sequence TTGGCTCGGCTGATTCGAGCGATCGCCAATGTCATTGGGGTTGAGCCACAGCGGTTGGACTATGGTGGCTTTATTGAAATCACACGGCAAGTAAAGCAGGGGCGATCGCCCGCGCAGCAGCAGGCCATTGTGGCCACCGTCTTTGATCGGTTAGTCCCCCCAGTCATCAGCACCTTGGTACGTACACTCTTTCGCCCGACCCGTTGGGTCTGTGAGTGGAATGCGTGGTTTGCCACCCGCCTCACGGGTTGGTTAGTGGGGGCGAGCGATCGCTACTGGGTTGAGGTCACTCCTCCCGGTCAGCCCCGCCAATGGCAACAGAGTGGCGTGCACATCCAAGAATGCCGCTACCTAGCTGAATCTCAATGCGTTGCCCTGTGCATGAACCTGTGCAAAAAGCCCACAGAACAATTCTTTCGGCAGCGATTGGGCATTCCTCTGACAATGACCCCCAACTTTAATGACTACAGTTGCGAAATGATCTTTGGTACCCCCGCCCAGCCCATTCCCGAGCCAACTATTCCCCAGTGTTGGGACGATCCGAGTCAGACCCCCTGCCCCTACGTTTAG